The following coding sequences are from one Plectropomus leopardus isolate mb chromosome 10, YSFRI_Pleo_2.0, whole genome shotgun sequence window:
- the LOC121948856 gene encoding bromodomain adjacent to zinc finger domain protein 2B-like isoform X5 — MEFGERLASPSSAPSSLHMASSSASSSPAPPQTPSTKSSPAPSPAGSSPLTTCGHLLQVTGDDRVNMSGSSNGFPLVSHPAFGLYTSSPGRSEFGGLGSLGLSALAAHSQFSTFPDWWRPSEAHTRGAGAFFPPLLGLHPAFMSTFKSHDPIHSQSRTSGVTGTVNGRSASSPTGKSAVNTSLFPTKGNTEKTKASKPGKLHQKIIQKIKEKKANKRPLETSSMSGSQSGSLSDSTSDGEESSSDPDDMEEEGEEEEEEEEEEEDNDDEEDDQSSEDSDSAKDSRVERKVKRLTQNTSESKKKRPCTADGNTTQDSHCETLTSLHRLQSSSNLAGLSPSAALFLQSSRTTEEKGQQHISVIQATGLPAGNSPHTPSHREASPLPSRPPTLSASQKPPHKPKFLIPSVKHTQLVDGMKESSRNPSDERSLHLNSFKSKQSLHSKDSMKQVFSQRPKSQNWHKSHKNSAYSSSLPTQHKHSSDSLSSHLPSLLHSNDTNLFLNQHLNGSINSAVQDAPLALITKPRSQSSTPSRKPLLVATSPPCPMPINLSTGTKEMSGSSASPLKSSPSSGLAHRPRKTKTPKFLHAGKSLSKTSSSCPPVDSIRGSESDIHSSKDSDDSLGDGLDDDDEDNEDDIDDEDSGSSLSESESNLDSDSDGSEDDIKERGETAADSDAERTPLKLTKESLSAHKSSSNLSANCSLLNLQIIKPPSLPTSLLSPTTVTSSGALGNHSTLSPSFTFATLPGPGKRRRVTDERVLRLPLEFGWQRETRIRTVAGRLQGEVAYFAPCGKKLRQYPDVMKYLLRNGITEISRDNFSFSTKIKVGDFYEARDGPEGLQWFQLAEEEIGPSIIAMDGRRSRCTQSERQPIGDGNGTKQWKSHPLNTGENNLQDVSDAKLLRKLEAQEIARQAAQIKMMRKLEKQALAQAAKEARRQQAIMAAEERRKKREQMKILKQQEKIKRIQQIRMEKELRAQQILEAKRKKKEEAANARILEAEKRNKEKEIRRLQAVILKHQELERHRLDMERERRRQHMMLMKAVEARKKAEEKERLKKEKKDEKRLNKERKLELRRLELEKAKELKKPTEDMCLADHKPLPELSRVPGLVLSGSTFSDCLMVLQFLRSFGKVLRLDINPNMLSLCDLQEGLLNTGDSMGKVQDLLVSMLSAAVCDPGIPAGHKNKTALGDHLTNVGINRDNVSEILQIYMEAHCEQTELAALALSLRTKAFQAHSPSQKASMLAFLVNELCCSKAVISEIDKNIDHMTNLRKDKWVVEGKLRKLRSIHAKKTGKRESSVGGEDSHTFVSPTARNKGKRKEGDSEDEEDEDDDSEDQGDDEDDEEEESGGKKGKKAEICEEEDDSVHSASMEELEKQIEKTYKQQIQIRQKLFDSSHTLRSMTIGQDRYKRRYWVLPQCSGIFVEGMESGEGHEEAETEKKSQRTAQVIKVKEEQQDEAKKPVFSSPAQSTDGDTTMPESQQDRDSLNLFLQKPGSFSKLSKLLEVAKMAQDSDINSHNSPSAKVPSSHPLCPTSQTATTQQGLTDKSDTSVPSLHSAQQLRSSPWITCSPQSVLHGDQLSKILMEKSNQWFSLLPRSPCDESSFTSGSSPPAYSSPLQTISNKSPSSLSPNPLTSTSSSTPAGINNLQPSVLQQVKSGIHQSRLTQCNASSTATSPSLPFSGTSLPSVLDLSSQHAEDNASRAFFLANNNSVNKSETPEPPSDKPDCASSPAVDVAKTQDYPSPQPIPDEMLCGWWWVADTEELHSLVKALHSRGIREKALQKQIQKHMEYTTQLCANSRDAIDVAELEKQEVSEETVESWCVEEQAMEVDISLLQQVEALERKVISASLQVKGWMHPEPQSEREDLVYHEHKFSSSPAPEKKGQRETSQEELPGTVVRQPQNPLDIAVIRLAELERNIERSSEEEVAPGMRLWRKALGEVRSSAQLSLCIQQLQKSIAWERSIMKVHCQLCQKGDNEELLLLCDGCDKGCHTYCHKPKITTVPDGDWFCPTCVAKESGQSPQSRKQQSRTAGGGKKGSEVKRNSKPSVVGELIKEEAASSNSVPKKGTKEFKKRKRDDSPSDAQASHDSSVSCAKKAKTAKDNNTNALATCRVLLADLEAHQDAWPFLTPVNQKAVPGYRKVIKKPMDFSTIREKLTNNQYLNLESFIVDVNLVFDNCEKFNEDDSEIGRAGHSMRRFFDKRWTELLE; from the exons ATGGAGTTTGGCGAGCGGCTGGCCTCCCCATCCTCAGCCCCGTCCTCCCTTCACATGGCCTCCTCTTCAGCCAGCTCCTCCCCTGCTCCACCCCAGACACCCTCCACAAAAAGCAGTCCGGCCCCGAGTCCTGCGGGCAGCTCCCCTCTCACCACCTGTG GCCATCTGCTCCAGGTAACCGGAGATGATCGTGTAAACATGTCTGGCAGCTCCAATGGTTTTCCTTTGGTCAGCCATCCAGCTTTTGGGCTCTACACATCAAGTCCAGGCCGCTCTGAGTTTGGAGGCCTGGGAAGTCTGGGCTTGTCTGCCTTGGCTGCTCACTCCCAGTTTAGTACATTTCCAG ACTGGTGGCGGCCATCTGAGGCACATACCAGAGGAGCAGGAGCCTTCTTCCCTCCTCTTCTGGGTCTCCATCCTGCGTTTATGTCAACCTTCAAAAGCCATGATCCCATTCACTCGCAGTCACGCACCTCAG GCGTAACTGGAACAGTGAATGGTAGGAGTGCATCTTCTCCTACTGGGAAGTCTGCTGTGAACACCAGTTTGTTTCCAACAAAGGGAAACACGGAGAAAACCAAGGCCAGCAAGCCAGGCAAACTGCACCAGAAGAtcattcagaaaataaaagaaaag aaagcCAACAAAAGACCGCTAGAGACCTCCAGCATGAGTGGCAGCCAATCAGGATCATTGTCAGATAGCACCAGTGATGGTGAGGAGAGCAGCAGTGATCCTGATGAcatggaggaggaaggggaggaggaggaggaggaggaggaggaggaggaggacaatgACGATGAAGAGGATGATCAGAGCAGTGAGGACTCTGATTCAGCAAAAGACAGTCGAGTGGAAAGGAAAGTCAAG CGGCTGACACAGAACACTTCTGAGAGTAAAAAGAAGAGACCTTGCACTGCCGATGGAAATACAACTCAAGACAGTCATTGTGAGACTTTGACTTCCCTGCACCGCCTGCAGTCCTCCTCTAATCTCGCCGGCCTGTCACCGTCTGCAGCGCTGTTCCTCCAGAGCTCCAGGACTACAGAGGAGAAAGGCCAGCAGCACATCAGTGTCATACAGGCCACAGGGTTGCCAGCCGGCAACAGTCCCCACACACCGTCCCACAGGGAAGCCTCTCCTCTGCCCTCCAG ACCACCAACACTGTCAGCCTCACAAAAGCCTCCACATAAACCCAAATTCCTGATTCCCTCTGTGAAGCATACTCAGCTGGTCGACGGGATGAAGGAGAGCAGCAGAAACCCTTCGGATGAAAGATCGTTACACTTGAACAGTTTTAAATCGAAACAG TCCCTCCACTCCAAGGACTCTATGAAGCAAGTCTTCTCTCAACGACCCAAGAGCCAGAACTGGcataaaagtcacaaaaattcAGCATACTCTTCATCGTTGCCAACACAGCATAAACATTCGTCAGATAGCTTGAGCAGTCATTTACCGTCTCTCCTGCACAGCAATGACACCAATCTGTTCTTGAACCAGCACCTTAATGGATCGATCAATAGTGCAGTTCAGGACGCCCCTTTGGCCCTCATCACCAAACCTCGCAGCCAGAGCAGCACCCCCAGTCGTAAGCCCCTCCTGGTAGCCACCAGCCCTCCCTGTCCAATGCCCATCAACCTGAGCACTGGTACTAAGGAGATGTCCGGCAGCTCTGCTTCCCCACTTAAATCTTCACCCTCATCAGGTCTCGCTCACAGACCAAGAAAGACTAAGACTCCCAAGTTTTTACATGCAGGAAAGAGCCTGTCTAAAACCAGCTCATCCTGTCCACCTGTAGACTCAATCAGAGGCAGTGAGTCTGACATCCACAGCAGTAAAGACTCAGACGACTCTTTAGGAGATGGTTTGGATGACGATGATGAAGACAACGAAGATGATATTGACGATGAAGATTCTGGCAGTAGCCTAtcag AGTCTGAGAGCAATCTGGATAGCGATTCTGATGGCTCCGAGGATGATATAAAGGAGCGCGgtgagacagcagcagacagcgATGCAGAAAGGACTCCCCTGAAACTCACTAAAGAATCCTTGTCTGCTCACAAGTCCTCCTCAAACCTCTCAGCCAACTGCTCCCTGCTTAATCTGCAGATCATCAAGCCTCCTAGTTTACCTACTAGCCTACTCAGCCCCACCACAGTGACCAGTTCAGGGGCACTGGGTAACCACAGCACCTTATCACCATCCTTCACGTTTGCCACACTGCCAG GAccggggaagaggaggagagtaaCGGATGAGCGAGTTCTGCGGTTGCCTCTTGAGTTTGG TTGGCAGAGAGAGACTCGTATCAGGACTGTAGCAGGTCGTCTACAAGGAGAGGTGGCTTACTTCGCTCCATGTGGGAAGAAGCTGCGTCAGTATCCTGATGTGATGAAG TACTTACTCCGGAATGGTATAACTGAAATCTCACGGGATAACTTCAGCTTCAGTACAAAAATTAAAGTTGGTGACTTCTATGAAGCCAGAGACGGACCAGAG GGTCTACAGTGGTTCCAATTGGCAGAGGAGGAGATCGGTCCCAGTATCATAGCGATGGATGGGAGGCGCAGTCGTTGCACTCAGTCTGAGCGCCAGCCAATAGGCGATGGAAATGGGACCAAACAGTGGAAGTCTCATCCTCTTAATACTGGTGAAAATAACCTCCAGGATGTCAGTGATGCGAAGCTGCTGCGCAAACTAGAGGCTCAAG AAATAGCTCGACAGGCAGCTCAGATCAAAATGATGAGGAAACTTGAGAAGCAGGCCTTGGCACAAGCAGCAAAAGAGGCAAGAAGGCAACAAG CCATAATGGCTGCAGAGGAGAGGCGGAAAAAGAGGGAACAGATGAAGATTCTTAAACAGCAA GAGAAGATCAAGCGCATTCAGCAAATTCGTATGGAGAAAGAACTCCGTGCACAGCAAATTCTCGAG gcaaaaagaaagaagaaagaggaagcaGCCAATGCCAGAATATTGGAGGCTGAGAAGCGAAATAAG gaGAAAGAGATACGAAGACTGCAAGCTGTCATACTGAAGCACCAg GAGTTGGAGAGACATAGACTAGATATG GAGAGGGAAAGACGCAGGCAGCATATGATGCTCATGAAGGCTGTGGAGGCCCGTAAGAAAGCAGAG GAGAAAGAGCGTctgaagaaagagaagaaggatGAGAAACGGTTAAACAAGGAAAGGAAACTGGAGCTCAGGAGACTGGAACTGGAAAAAGCAAAAGAGCTGAAGAAACCAACTGAAGACATGTGTTTAGCAGATCATAAG CCACTTCCAGAGTTGTCCCGCGTCCCTGGTCTAGTCTTATCAGGAAGCACCTTCTCCGACTGCCTGATGGTGCTGCAGTTTCTGCGCAGCTTTGGGAAGGTCCTGCGCTTAGACATAAATCCAAACATGCTCAGTCTATGTGACCTTCAGGAGGGGTTGCTCAACACCGGGGACAGTATGGGCAAGGTGCAGGACCTGCTGGTGAGCATgctctctgcagctgtgtgtgatCCTGGTATACCTGCAGGTCACAAG AATAAGACCGCCTTGGGGGACCACCTGACTAATGTGGGGATCAACCGGGACAACGTATCTGAGATCCTGCAGATCTACATGGAGGCTCACTGTGAGCAGACAGAGCTGGCTGCTCTGGCCCTCAGCCTCAGGACCAAGGCATTTCAGGCCCACAGCCCGTCACAGAAGGCCTCCATGCTCGCTTTCCTGGTTAATGAGCTCTGCTGCAGTAAGGCTGTGATCAG TGAGATCGACAAAAACATCGATCACATGACCAACCTGAGGAAGGATAAGTGGGTTGTGGAGGGAAAACTGCGCAA ACTGAGGAGTATCCATGCCAAGAAAactggaaagagagagagcagtgtgGGGGGAGAAGACAGCCACACATTCGTCAGCCCCACTGCCAGAAACAAAGGCAAGAGGAAAGAAGGGGACAGtgaggatgaagaggatgaggatgaCGATAGCGAAGATCAAGGAGACGACGAGGATGATGAGGAAGAAGAATCAGGGGGAAAGAAGGGGAAGAAAGCAGAGATATGTGAAGAAGAG GACGACAGTGTACACTCAGCCAgcatggaggagctggagaaacAGATAGAGAAAACATACAAG caACAGATTCAGATCAGACAGAAGTTATTTGACTCGTCTCACACGCTGCGCTCCATGACGATTGGACAGGATCGCTACAAGAGACGATACTGGGTCCTTCCGCAGTGCAGTGGCATCTTTGTGGAAGGCATGGAGAGCGGTGAAG GTCATgaagaggcagagacagagaagaaaagtCAGAGGACTGCTCAGGTGATCAAGGtaaaagaagaacagcaggATGAAGCAAAGAAGCCAGTGTTTTCTAGCCCAGCGCAGAGTACAGACGGTGATACAACCATGCCAGAGAGCCAGCAGGACAGAGACAGTCTCAATCTCTTCCTCCAGAAACCCGGCTCCTTCTCTAAGCTCAGCAAACTCCTTGAAGTAGCCAAAATGGCTCAAGATTCAGACATCAATTCTCACAACAGTCCTTCTGCTAAAGTCCCTTCCTCTCATCCATTATGTCCCACCTCTCAGACAGCCACTACTCAGCAGGGACTGACAGATAAATCAGATACTTCAGTGCCATCTCTGCATAGTGCCCAACAGCTCAGAAGTAGTCCCTGGATAACCTGCAGCCCTCAGTCTGTCCTTCACGGTGACCAGCTCTCCAAGATACTGATGGAAAAGAGCAACCAGTGGTTTAGCCTCTTACCTCGCTCTCCTTGTGATGAGTCCTCGTTCACCTCCGGCTCCAGCCCTCCAGCCTACTCCTCTCCACTTCAGACTATCAGCAACAAAtccccttcctccctctcccctaATCCCCTCACTTCAACCAGTTCCAGTACTCCCGCTGGGATCAATAACCTGCAGCCATCTGTCCTTCAG caaGTTAAGTCTGGCATTCATCAAAGCAGGCTGACGCAGTGCAACGCGTCCAGCACAGCAACAAGTCCCAGCCTGCCTTTCTCTGGTACTTCTCTTCCCTCCGTGCTGGATCTGTCCTCCCAGCATGCAGAGGATAATGCCAGCAGGGCCTTCTTCCTGGCAAATAACAACTCAGTCAACAAGAGTGAGACCCCAGAGCCTCCGAGTGACAAGCCCGATTGTGCGTCATCCCCTGCTGTGGATGTGGCCAAGACCCAGGACTACCCGAGTCCTCAGCCTATCCCTGACG AGATGCTGTGTGGCTGGTGGTGGGTGGCAGACACTGAGGAACTGCACAGTCTGGTCAAGGCCCTCCATAGCCGTGGCATCAGAGAGAAGGCCTTGCAGAAACAGATCCAGAAGCATATGGAGTACACGACCCAGCTCTGTGCAAACAGCAGAGATG CGATTGATGTGGCCGAGCTGGAGAAGCAGGAGGTGAGTGAGGAGACAGTGGAGAGTTGGTGTGTTGAGGAGCAGGCCATGGAGGTGGACATCAGCCTGCTGCAGCAGGTCGAGGCTCTGGAGAGGAAAGTCATCTCTGCCAGCCTGCAGGTCAAG GGTTGGATGCATCCTGAGCCCCAGTCAGAGAGGGAAGATCTGGTTTATCATGAGCACAAGTTCTCCTCTTCCCCCGCTCCAGAGAagaaaggacagagagaaacCAGCCAGGAGGAACTTCCTGGCACGGTGGTGCGGCAGCCCCAAAATCCCCTTGATATAGCTGTCATAAGACTGGCAGAGCTGGAGAGGAACATTGAGCGCAG CAGCGAGGAGGAGGTGGCACCGGGCATGAGGTTGTGGCGTAAAGCCCTCGGTGAAGTCCGCAGCTCCGCTCAGCTGTCACTCTGcattcagcagctgcagaaatcCATTGCCTGGGAACGATCCATCATGAAAGTG CACTGCCAGCTCTGTCAAAAGGGGGATAATGAAGAACTGCTCTTACTCTGTGACGGCTGTGACAAAGGCTGCCACACTTACTGCCACAAACCCAAGATCACTACAGTACCTGACGGAGACTGGTTTTGTCCCACCTGTGTAGCGAAG GAGAGTGGACAATCCCCCCAGAGCAGGAAGCAACAGAGCCGAACAGCTGGCGGAGGGAAGAAAGGCAGCGAGGTAAAACGAAACAGTAAGCCATCTGTGGTAGGAGAGCTCATCAAAGAGGAAGCTGCCAGCAGCAACAGCGTGCCAAAGAAAGGTACCAAGGAGttcaaaaagaggaaaagagacgACAGCCCGTCTGATGCCCAGGCCAGCCATGACAGCTCTGTCTCTTGTGCGAAAAAAGCCAAGACGGCCAAAGACAACAACACAAATGCCCTGGCAACATGCCG AGTGCTGCTGGCTGACCTGGAGGCCCATCAGGACGCTTGGCCCTTCCTCACACCCGTCAACCAGAAAGCTGTCCCTGGTTACAGGAAGGTCATCAAAAAGCCCATGGACTTCTCCACCATCAGAGAAAAGCTCACCAACAACCA GTACTTGAATTTGGAAAGTTTCATTGTTGACGTGAACCTGGTTTTTGATAACTGCGAAAAATTTAATGAAGACGATTCAGAAATTGGACGGGCCGGCCACAGCATGAGGAGATTTTTTGACAAACGATGGACTGAACTACTGGAGTAA